In one window of Mobiluncus massiliensis DNA:
- a CDS encoding ABC transporter ATP-binding protein: MPNEAVGAEVELRDLNKQYGHTKALDHFNCEFRSGELVVLLGPSGCGKTTALRALTGLMQIDSGQIVVNGRDITHTSAAKRNMAMVFQQYSLFPNMTVRQNVEFGLTVRKVDSKRRVRQAMEALEMVGLANQADKYTHQMSGGQQQRVALARALVLRPAVLALDEPLSALDAKVRVQLRGEIRRLQLQSGLTTLFVTHDQEEALAVADRVGVMKDGKLQQIAEPWELYNEPANEFVATFIGESSRIPAVIRNGSAFVGDQEIPILKTSTKRTSGEATILVRPESVQLEMVQPHAPRLANQGVVKNLTFLGSTAKVEVEMPSGITLTAQITPSESMMVTKGQRVALRIEPKAVLAVAPDDVPQADPIKVVTRVEEKQPSQVS; this comes from the coding sequence ATGCCAAATGAGGCTGTCGGTGCCGAGGTTGAACTTCGGGACCTAAACAAACAATACGGACACACCAAGGCTCTGGATCATTTCAACTGTGAATTTCGCAGCGGAGAACTGGTCGTGCTGCTGGGACCCTCGGGATGCGGGAAAACGACCGCGTTGCGGGCTCTGACAGGCTTGATGCAGATTGACTCGGGCCAGATTGTGGTCAACGGGCGAGACATCACCCACACATCCGCAGCAAAGCGAAATATGGCCATGGTGTTTCAACAGTATTCCCTGTTTCCTAATATGACGGTGCGCCAGAACGTGGAGTTCGGTCTGACGGTACGCAAAGTCGACTCTAAACGTCGGGTTCGTCAGGCTATGGAAGCCCTGGAGATGGTGGGTCTGGCTAACCAAGCTGATAAGTACACTCACCAAATGTCCGGAGGGCAGCAGCAGCGGGTGGCCCTGGCGCGAGCGTTGGTGTTGCGCCCCGCGGTGTTGGCTCTCGATGAGCCGCTCTCCGCTTTGGATGCCAAAGTGCGGGTGCAGTTGCGTGGAGAAATCCGCCGGCTTCAGCTGCAGTCCGGTCTGACAACTTTGTTCGTGACGCATGACCAGGAGGAGGCTTTGGCTGTGGCCGACCGGGTCGGTGTGATGAAAGATGGCAAGCTACAGCAAATCGCCGAGCCTTGGGAGCTATACAACGAACCCGCCAACGAATTTGTGGCGACTTTCATCGGTGAATCCAGCCGTATTCCCGCTGTGATACGGAATGGTTCGGCCTTCGTAGGAGACCAAGAAATTCCGATTCTGAAAACCTCGACGAAACGCACCAGCGGGGAAGCCACAATTCTGGTGCGTCCCGAATCTGTACAACTGGAGATGGTGCAGCCTCACGCCCCCCGATTAGCCAATCAAGGCGTGGTGAAGAACCTGACTTTCCTGGGATCAACCGCGAAAGTTGAGGTAGAGATGCCCTCGGGAATCACGTTGACGGCTCAGATTACCCCTTCGGAGTCCATGATGGTCACGAAGGGACAACGCGTGGCGCTGCGAATTGAGCCGAAAGCTGTACTGGCTGTAGCTCCTGACGACGTCCCTCAGGCTGACCCTATCAAAGTGGTGACGCGGGTCGAGGAGAAACAACCCTCGCAGGTCTCTTAG
- a CDS encoding MarR family transcriptional regulator, with amino-acid sequence MVPPSDLSDGDEVDGILKAWRSLLPRADLTPLSVFSRVSRLARHLDQARREAFSSVDLEPWAFDVLSALRRAGEPFSLTPGVLMQQSLVSSGTMTNRIDRLEERGLVRRCAHPEDRRAILVELTEDGKRHADAAITKLMATERDWLGDLSEADVNELARLLRAVLLPFDAQSR; translated from the coding sequence ATGGTTCCCCCCTCCGATTTATCCGACGGTGACGAAGTCGACGGCATCCTCAAGGCTTGGCGTTCCCTGCTTCCCCGTGCCGATTTAACTCCACTTTCAGTGTTCTCCCGAGTTTCCCGCCTCGCTCGTCACCTTGACCAGGCACGTCGCGAAGCGTTCTCTTCAGTAGATTTGGAGCCCTGGGCTTTCGATGTACTCTCTGCCCTACGCCGGGCTGGAGAACCATTCTCCCTGACGCCCGGCGTACTCATGCAGCAATCTCTGGTGTCCTCCGGAACCATGACGAACCGCATCGATCGGCTGGAAGAACGCGGACTGGTACGCCGCTGCGCCCACCCGGAGGACCGCCGTGCCATTCTGGTGGAACTCACCGAGGACGGCAAAAGGCACGCCGATGCCGCAATAACCAAGCTGATGGCTACGGAACGAGATTGGCTAGGTGACCTTTCCGAAGCGGATGTGAACGAATTGGCGCGCCTGTTGCGAGCCGTGCTCCTCCCCTTCGATGCCCAGTCACGCTAA
- a CDS encoding extracellular solute-binding protein, whose translation MNKTFSLMAGTAILVSATLGLTACGGSAANAESAADKTKYQAAVSIDDFGGMEGLEKAAKAEGQLNLIALPHDWSNWGGVIEAFKKKYPEITVNEQNPNASSKEEIDAIKTNAGTDKAPDTVDVGLAVAVDSTQYFAAYETQGAAQIDPKLKNKDKFFTPDYTGVMSLGWNKTKYGDVKSIEDLKDSKFAGVVSLNGKPAEAGAAFNGFIMANLANGGDLQNLQPGLDFFKELKSIGNLNTIDVTSATIDSGQTAAVFDWSYNQISTRDRLKGQGVDWSVIVFPGTEVGSYYQQAINKEAPHPAAARLWQEFLYTPEAQNLWMKGGAMPVLMEQMEKDGTIDAEAKATLIETSQPPLTYSPDDSARITTWLQQNWDKAIGN comes from the coding sequence TTGAACAAGACATTTTCTCTGATGGCAGGCACTGCAATCCTGGTCAGCGCCACGTTAGGATTGACGGCTTGCGGTGGCAGCGCGGCAAATGCGGAAAGCGCCGCAGACAAGACGAAGTACCAGGCAGCCGTTTCCATCGATGATTTTGGTGGAATGGAAGGACTGGAAAAGGCAGCGAAGGCAGAAGGTCAGTTGAATCTCATCGCGTTGCCGCACGACTGGTCAAACTGGGGTGGAGTGATTGAGGCGTTCAAAAAGAAATATCCTGAAATCACTGTAAACGAACAAAACCCCAATGCGTCTTCAAAAGAAGAAATTGATGCTATTAAGACGAACGCCGGCACGGACAAAGCGCCCGACACTGTTGACGTCGGTTTAGCTGTAGCTGTGGATTCCACCCAGTATTTTGCGGCGTACGAAACTCAAGGGGCGGCACAGATCGATCCAAAACTTAAGAATAAAGACAAGTTCTTTACCCCTGATTACACCGGCGTGATGTCTTTGGGCTGGAATAAGACCAAGTACGGCGACGTCAAGTCCATCGAGGATTTGAAAGATTCAAAGTTTGCCGGCGTTGTCTCGCTCAATGGCAAGCCAGCGGAAGCCGGGGCGGCATTCAACGGCTTTATCATGGCGAATCTGGCCAATGGTGGGGATTTGCAAAACCTCCAGCCGGGTCTGGATTTCTTTAAAGAACTCAAGAGCATCGGCAACTTGAACACCATTGATGTGACCTCGGCTACCATCGATTCCGGCCAGACCGCCGCGGTGTTCGACTGGTCTTATAACCAAATTTCGACTCGTGACCGCTTAAAGGGTCAGGGAGTTGATTGGAGCGTCATCGTGTTCCCCGGCACCGAGGTCGGCAGTTACTACCAGCAGGCCATCAACAAGGAAGCTCCCCACCCGGCGGCCGCACGTTTGTGGCAGGAGTTCCTTTACACTCCAGAAGCTCAGAACCTGTGGATGAAGGGCGGGGCAATGCCGGTACTGATGGAACAGATGGAAAAGGACGGCACTATTGATGCCGAGGCTAAAGCCACCTTGATTGAAACCTCTCAACCTCCATTGACTTACAGCCCGGATGATTCAGCTCGAATCACCACTTGGTTGCAGCAGAACTGGGACAAGGCTATTGGCAACTAA
- the ispE gene encoding 4-(cytidine 5'-diphospho)-2-C-methyl-D-erythritol kinase, with translation MSGVRILENEPGRRLKVFAPGKVNLLLRVGERPPNQPRHELLTVFQGLDLGECLTVRPRNSGKTDVVQTVLAPGLTGPKNLDGPENLALKAIQALRVNGAEVPPTSIKVEKNIPVAGGMAGGSADAAGVLYAANALYQLGFTLAELQSLGAKLGADVPFGLTGGNALGLGFGDKMLSLPGGTKCFWVLAVFPRGLSTPKVFGAFDRLIPNPQPLPATLSPDFVAALDGDVTKLAGYLHNDLQAAALDIFPELSQVIAAAEQAGALKAIVSGSGPTIAALCPDATSQENVAARLGAHPLVARVFSAAGPARGDTPDSESVRFNQ, from the coding sequence ATGAGCGGAGTGCGAATCCTTGAAAATGAACCGGGGCGACGTCTCAAAGTCTTTGCTCCCGGAAAGGTAAACCTGTTGCTCCGAGTGGGGGAGCGACCACCGAACCAGCCCCGACACGAGCTATTGACGGTATTTCAGGGCCTGGACCTCGGGGAGTGCTTGACTGTGAGGCCTCGTAATTCAGGCAAAACGGATGTGGTCCAGACTGTGTTGGCGCCGGGACTGACTGGACCAAAGAACCTGGACGGGCCGGAAAATCTGGCGCTCAAAGCAATCCAGGCCTTGCGTGTAAACGGCGCCGAAGTACCCCCCACCAGCATTAAGGTTGAGAAAAATATTCCGGTGGCGGGAGGCATGGCTGGCGGGTCAGCCGATGCCGCCGGAGTGCTCTATGCGGCGAACGCGCTTTACCAACTGGGATTCACCCTCGCTGAGCTGCAGTCTCTCGGGGCGAAACTAGGTGCGGACGTGCCCTTCGGGTTAACCGGAGGAAACGCATTGGGTCTCGGCTTCGGAGATAAAATGCTGAGTTTACCGGGTGGTACAAAATGTTTTTGGGTCTTGGCGGTTTTCCCCCGGGGACTGTCCACCCCCAAAGTCTTTGGGGCCTTCGACAGGTTGATTCCTAATCCGCAACCGCTGCCCGCTACGCTCTCACCAGACTTTGTGGCAGCTCTGGATGGGGACGTTACCAAGCTGGCCGGATACCTCCACAACGATTTGCAGGCCGCTGCTCTCGACATTTTCCCCGAACTATCCCAAGTTATCGCCGCGGCAGAGCAGGCCGGAGCTTTGAAAGCCATAGTTTCGGGTTCTGGTCCGACCATCGCCGCCCTGTGCCCAGATGCAACTTCCCAAGAAAACGTAGCGGCGAGGCTTGGCGCTCACCCTTTGGTAGCACGAGTTTTCAGTGCTGCCGGACCGGCAAGAGGGGATACCCCAGACTCTGAATCCGTGAGATTTAACCAGTGA
- the glmU gene encoding bifunctional UDP-N-acetylglucosamine diphosphorylase/glucosamine-1-phosphate N-acetyltransferase GlmU, with translation MTNVSTIVILAAGQGTRMKSKKAKVLHSFAGRTLLSHAIHTAMEIEPERIVVVVRHQADAVAAEALAVNPDIAIAHQDDVPGTGRAVWCALQKLEELGAATGTLVVTSADVPLLDSSTILSLAETREDEGAALCLLTTEIANPFGYGRIQRVAGHVAGIVEERDATYAQKQIKEVNAGIYAFDAEFLNRCLPTLSTNNDQGEIYLTDTIKAARNEGLKVSSVLLADTAQAEGCNDRAQLAELRAEYNRRRTRYWMLQGVTIIDPTTTWIDADVTIGQDTTIYPNTQLRRHTSIGEDCRIGPDSTLIDMKVGDDAEVFRVHGLSSEIGAHSYIGPFTYLRPGTILSESTKVGGFCETKNIQVGRGTKIPHLSYVGDATIGEGTNIGAATIFANYDGVHKHHSNVGSHCRTGANNVFIAPVNIGDGVYTGGGTIVRQDIPEGCLAVNDFQMRQIPGWVAQNRPETIAAIEAMRAKQAEGNSPDKTDGTK, from the coding sequence ATGACCAACGTCAGCACCATCGTTATCTTGGCTGCAGGCCAAGGCACCCGTATGAAGTCTAAGAAGGCCAAGGTCTTGCACTCTTTCGCAGGGCGCACCCTACTTTCTCACGCTATCCACACCGCTATGGAAATCGAACCGGAACGGATCGTGGTAGTGGTTCGTCACCAGGCCGATGCTGTAGCCGCAGAAGCTCTAGCAGTCAATCCCGACATTGCGATCGCTCACCAGGACGATGTGCCCGGTACCGGTCGCGCGGTGTGGTGTGCTTTACAAAAGCTCGAGGAACTGGGGGCTGCGACGGGAACTTTGGTGGTGACCTCCGCTGATGTGCCCCTGCTCGATTCCTCCACGATTCTGTCCTTGGCGGAAACTCGCGAGGACGAAGGGGCGGCCTTGTGCTTGCTAACTACCGAGATAGCCAATCCTTTCGGCTACGGGCGAATTCAGCGGGTGGCCGGACATGTCGCCGGCATCGTTGAGGAACGTGATGCAACCTATGCTCAAAAGCAAATCAAAGAAGTCAACGCTGGGATTTATGCCTTCGATGCCGAATTCTTAAATCGCTGCTTACCGACCCTGTCGACAAACAACGACCAAGGGGAAATCTATCTAACCGACACCATCAAAGCTGCTCGGAACGAAGGCCTCAAGGTTTCTTCGGTGTTGCTGGCAGACACGGCGCAAGCGGAAGGCTGCAATGACCGGGCTCAGTTGGCCGAACTGCGAGCCGAATACAATCGCCGCCGCACTCGGTACTGGATGCTGCAGGGCGTCACCATCATCGATCCGACGACAACATGGATTGATGCCGACGTGACCATTGGTCAGGACACCACGATTTACCCCAATACGCAGCTGCGCCGCCACACCAGCATCGGAGAGGACTGCCGTATCGGACCGGACTCGACGCTTATCGACATGAAAGTCGGAGACGACGCGGAAGTCTTTCGGGTACATGGCCTATCATCCGAAATTGGCGCCCATTCCTATATCGGGCCTTTCACTTACCTACGTCCGGGAACCATCCTGTCGGAAAGTACGAAAGTCGGAGGCTTTTGCGAAACGAAAAACATTCAAGTCGGGCGAGGCACCAAGATTCCTCACCTGTCTTATGTGGGGGACGCCACCATCGGGGAAGGCACCAACATCGGCGCCGCCACCATCTTTGCAAACTACGATGGAGTACATAAGCATCACTCCAACGTTGGGTCGCATTGCCGAACGGGCGCGAATAACGTGTTCATTGCCCCGGTCAATATCGGAGACGGCGTTTATACCGGTGGGGGAACCATCGTGCGCCAAGATATCCCAGAGGGAT
- a CDS encoding ABC transporter permease subunit yields the protein MPTNQKSEVNEETGWRGQLQAESKTWYPSSARGRKSTNLVTIPFFLYVAIFLLTPTAIVISGAFTSAEGGFTLKNLARLGEQNTLESLGTSVFVSIASALIGAVVGALACYALVARSSQTGLLRRLINAVSSVLAQFGGVMLAFAFIATIGINGIGTQILFATTGIQLDPNWLASLPGLVLVYCYFQIPLMIIVFLPAMDSLRPQWKEATLNLGGSTWDYWFRVAGPILWPRFLGAFLLLFSNAFSAYATAAALFTQRSILVPLMIQSALRNEQDVGQNGFAQSLALLMVVVVAVVMTAYAQLQKRTAKWE from the coding sequence ATGCCTACGAATCAGAAGTCAGAGGTCAACGAAGAGACAGGCTGGCGCGGACAGCTACAAGCCGAGTCAAAGACCTGGTATCCCTCGTCAGCGCGGGGGCGCAAGTCCACGAACCTGGTCACAATCCCATTTTTCCTCTATGTGGCGATATTCTTGCTCACGCCCACCGCTATCGTGATTTCGGGAGCTTTCACCAGCGCAGAAGGGGGATTCACCCTGAAAAACCTGGCGCGTTTGGGAGAACAGAACACCTTGGAATCCCTGGGTACCTCGGTTTTTGTTTCTATCGCATCGGCTCTGATTGGAGCCGTGGTAGGGGCACTGGCATGCTACGCCTTGGTGGCTCGTTCCAGCCAAACCGGTTTGCTGCGCCGCTTAATCAATGCTGTGTCTTCGGTATTGGCTCAGTTCGGCGGGGTCATGCTGGCGTTTGCCTTCATCGCTACTATCGGGATTAACGGTATCGGCACCCAGATTCTGTTTGCGACTACAGGAATTCAACTCGATCCTAACTGGTTGGCCTCTCTGCCGGGACTGGTATTGGTGTACTGCTACTTCCAGATTCCCCTGATGATTATCGTGTTCCTGCCGGCTATGGACTCGCTGCGTCCCCAGTGGAAGGAAGCAACCCTGAACTTGGGCGGCTCGACTTGGGATTATTGGTTCCGGGTGGCGGGACCGATTCTGTGGCCGCGATTCCTCGGCGCCTTTTTGCTGCTATTTTCCAACGCATTTTCCGCCTACGCGACCGCGGCTGCACTGTTTACGCAGCGCTCCATCCTGGTGCCACTGATGATTCAAAGCGCGCTGCGTAACGAGCAAGACGTCGGTCAAAACGGGTTCGCGCAGTCTCTCGCCCTGTTGATGGTGGTCGTAGTGGCTGTGGTGATGACAGCTTACGCACAACTGCAAAAGAGGACGGCGAAATGGGAGTGA
- the rsmA gene encoding 16S rRNA (adenine(1518)-N(6)/adenine(1519)-N(6))-dimethyltransferase RsmA codes for MLLLGARDIVELCAALEVSPSKKKGQNFVTDPGTVRRIAAAAGVTPGDTVVEIGPGLGSLTLALLEQGCKVIAIEIDPRLAAALPVTVRQHGANSANLCVMTQDALEISGVSDLDLPEEWAVPRQLVANLPYNVATPLLLHFLEVLPGLEGALVMVQAEVADRWVAGVADTAYGAPSVKLAWWGSAKRAFKVGRNVFYPAPNVDSAVVDFQRLEVRQRLKEDLKLSAEGLTDEAIETLRKEVFAAVNAAFSQRRKTLRQSLAKYAGSPDAAAALLEAAGITPGLRAERLSVTDFTKIAGAKLYGTSDTK; via the coding sequence GTGCTGTTGTTAGGTGCGCGCGACATTGTTGAGCTTTGTGCTGCCCTAGAGGTGTCTCCGAGCAAGAAAAAGGGTCAAAATTTCGTTACTGATCCTGGAACTGTGCGGCGTATCGCGGCTGCAGCGGGAGTTACCCCAGGCGATACCGTTGTGGAAATTGGTCCGGGATTAGGCTCTTTGACCCTGGCCTTGTTGGAACAGGGTTGCAAAGTCATCGCCATCGAGATTGATCCACGTTTGGCTGCCGCCCTACCGGTGACAGTGAGACAACACGGTGCGAACAGCGCAAACTTGTGCGTCATGACGCAAGATGCTCTCGAGATTAGCGGCGTATCCGACCTGGACCTCCCCGAGGAATGGGCTGTGCCGCGCCAGTTGGTCGCGAACCTGCCCTACAACGTGGCCACACCCCTGCTGCTGCATTTTTTGGAAGTATTGCCAGGTCTGGAAGGTGCCCTGGTCATGGTGCAAGCTGAAGTGGCTGATCGTTGGGTGGCTGGAGTCGCTGACACAGCCTACGGGGCGCCGAGCGTAAAACTGGCTTGGTGGGGCAGTGCTAAACGCGCTTTCAAAGTAGGGCGAAATGTGTTCTATCCGGCCCCGAATGTGGATTCAGCCGTGGTGGATTTTCAGCGTTTAGAGGTTCGTCAGCGACTCAAGGAGGACCTGAAACTGAGCGCAGAAGGCTTGACGGATGAGGCAATCGAAACGTTACGGAAGGAAGTGTTCGCGGCGGTAAACGCGGCATTCTCGCAGCGCCGTAAGACCTTGCGGCAGTCTTTGGCTAAATACGCCGGTTCCCCTGATGCGGCCGCGGCTTTGCTCGAGGCTGCTGGTATAACGCCCGGATTACGCGCCGAACGCCTCAGTGTCACAGATTTCACAAAAATCGCGGGTGCAAAACTTTATGGAACGAGCGATACAAAATGA
- a CDS encoding ABC transporter permease subunit has product MLIFSVRFPLTGAWSGGAWQSIFSLSGTTASGADMSILWNGVLNSLGLSVFTVVLMLALLLPTMLALKIRPSKLSRVVEFICLLPLAIPAIVLVVGLGPIYRFISINVLNTDPIWLAFAYTILALPFAYRALDAGFSTIPVKTLVEAARSLGAPWPTVMFKVIIPNLRGAIGAASFITISVVLGEFTIASLLNRNNLQVAIFQLGQDDSMTATALALLTMVFGIVVLMMLEIVSYELKKKREKNAK; this is encoded by the coding sequence ATGTTAATTTTTTCGGTGCGGTTTCCGCTTACCGGGGCGTGGTCAGGCGGAGCTTGGCAGTCTATCTTTAGTTTGTCAGGAACCACCGCCTCCGGGGCGGATATGTCTATTCTGTGGAACGGCGTGCTAAATTCCTTGGGATTGAGCGTATTTACCGTGGTGCTGATGTTGGCGTTGCTGTTACCAACCATGCTGGCGCTAAAAATCCGACCTTCCAAACTGTCTCGCGTAGTGGAGTTTATCTGTCTGCTTCCCCTCGCGATTCCGGCCATCGTGCTGGTGGTGGGTTTAGGACCGATATACCGCTTTATTTCGATTAACGTGCTAAACACGGATCCAATCTGGCTGGCGTTTGCCTACACCATCTTGGCGTTGCCCTTCGCGTATCGGGCGCTCGATGCCGGATTTTCAACGATTCCGGTAAAGACTCTGGTTGAAGCCGCGCGTTCCCTAGGGGCGCCGTGGCCAACGGTCATGTTCAAAGTCATTATCCCCAACCTTCGTGGAGCCATTGGAGCCGCATCCTTCATCACGATTTCCGTGGTGCTGGGAGAGTTCACCATTGCATCGCTGTTGAACCGCAACAACCTGCAGGTCGCCATATTCCAGTTGGGACAAGACGACTCTATGACCGCCACCGCGCTGGCCCTGTTGACCATGGTGTTTGGCATCGTGGTGTTGATGATGTTGGAAATCGTAAGCTACGAATTGAAAAAGAAGAGAGAGAAAAATGCCAAATGA